In the genome of Pseudomonas sp. B33.4, the window GAATACGACATCGTCGTCATCGGCGGTGGCACCGCAGGCCCGATGGCGGCGATCAAGGCTAAGGAAAAGAATCGCGATTTGCGCGTGTTGCTGGTCGACAAGGCCAACGTCAAACGCAGCGGCGCGATCAGCATGGGCATGGATGGCCTGAACAACGCGATCATCCCCGGCCACTCGACACCGGAGCAGTACACCAAGGAAATCACCATCGCCAACGACGGCATCGTCAATCAGGCCGCCGTTTACGCCTACGCAACGCACAGCTTCGAAACCATCGAACAGCTCGACCGCTGGGGCGTGAAGTTCGAGAAGGACGAAACCGGCGATTACGCGGTGAAAAAAGTCCACCACATGGGCGCCTACGTGCTGCCGATGCCGGAAGGGCACGACATCAAAAAGGTCCTCTATCGGCAGTTGAAACGTGCGCGGGTGAGCATCACCAATCGTCTCGTCTGCACACGGTTACTGACTGACGAGGAGGGCACCGTCAGCGGTGTGATGGGCTTCGACTGCCGCACCGCCGATTTTCATGTGATCAAGGCCAAAGCGGTGATTTTGGCCTGCGGCGCTGCCGGGCGCCTCGGTCTGCCGTCGTCGGGCTACCTGATGGGCACTTATGAAAACCCGACCAACGCCGGCGACGGCTACGCGATGGCTTATCACGCCGGCGCCGAACTGGCCAACCTCGAATGCTTCCAGATCAACCCGCTGATCAAGGATTACAACGGCCCGGCCTGCGCTTACGTCACCGGCCCGTTGGGCGGCTACACCGCCAACAACAAGGGAGAACGCTTCATCGAGTGCGACTACTGGAGCGGGCAGATGATGTGGGAATTTCACCAGGAACTGGAGAGCGGCAACGGCCCGGTGTTCCTCAAACTCGATCACCTGGCCGAAGAAACCATCCAGAACATCGAGGAAATCCTGCACAGCAACGAGCGTCCGAGCCGTGGTCAGTTCCACGCCAATCGCGGCACCGACTACCGCACGCAGATGGTCGAAATGCACATCTCCGAAATCGGCTTTTGCAGCGGCCACTCGGCGTCCGGCGTGTGGGTCAACGAACGCGCCGAAACTTCGGTGAAAGGCTTGTACTCGGCGGGTGACATGGCTGCCGTGCCGCATAACTACATGCTTGGCGCGTTCACCTACGGCTGGTTTGCCGGGCACAACGCTGCAGATTTCGTCGCCGGTCGCGAGTTTTCTGCGCTGGATGCCGAGCAGATTGAGAAGGAAAAGGCCCGGGTCTACGCACCGCTGGATCGCGAACACGGTCTGCCGCCGGCGCAGGTTGAGTACAAGCTGCGGCGCTTCGTCAACGATTACCTGCAACCGCCGAAAGTCACCAAGAAGATGCAGATCGGCCTGCAACGCTTCAGCGACATCGAACGCGATCTCGAGCAGATGAAGGCCAATAACGCTCACGAGCTGATGCGCGCGATGGAAACCAGCGTGATTCGCGACTGCGCCGAGATGGCCGCGCGCGCCTCGTTGTTCCGCGCCGAAAGCCGTTGGGGCCTGTACCACTATCGCGTCGATCACCCGCAGCGCAACGACAGTGAGTGGTTCTGCCATTGCCATCTGAAGAAGGGTGAGGACGGCCAGATGACCAGTTTCAAGAAAGCCGTCGAACCTTACATCATCCCGCTCGATGCCGAGGAAATGCAGGCCTACGACCGTTTGCGGGTCGGCGCTTTCGCCGCTTGATACATCAATAAATCAAAGAGTCCGAACCATGGCCTATCAAGCTCAGGAAATCTTCTTCCGCTCCAACGCCCCCGTCACCGTGGACGAGGACAAATGCATCGCCGAAAAGGGCTGCACCGTGTGCGTCGACGTTTGCCCGATGGACTTGCTGGCGATCAATCCGGCGACGCAGAAGGCCTATATGGCGTTCGATGAATGCTGGTACTGCATGCCGTGCGAGAAGGATTGCCCGACGGGTGCCGTCAAGGTCGACATCCCCTATCTCCTGCGCTGAAACGCTTTCCTCTGTAGGAGTGAGCCTGCTCGCGATAGCGGTGTGTCAGTCAGCACATCAACATCTGGAAAACCGCTATCGCGAGCAGGCTCACTCCTACATTGGATTTGTGACAACCCCAAGCCATCCGGTAAACCCCGGACGCTGAATTGAAAAACACCCCTCGTTTCCCACCGCGCCCTGATCGCGGCGGAGACGAACTCAAATAAATGATTCGAGGGGAAACAACCATGTTGCGTGCAGCACTCGCCGGTCTGGTACTGGCTTCGTTCACTGTGTCGGCCTCGGCCGAAACCATCCGCATCGCCATCGGCACCCAGGACACCACCATCAACTGCGCCGCTGGCGGTCTGTTGATTCGTGAACTTGGCCTGCTCGACAAATACCTGCCCCACGACGGCGCCTACCAAGACGCGAAGTACGACGTGCAGTGGAAGAACTTCACCAGCGGCGCGCCGCTGACCAACGAGATGGTCGCCGGCAAACTCGACTTCGGCGCCATGGCCGATTTCCCCGGTGCGTTCAACGGCGTCGCGTTTGAAACCGCCGGCAAACACAGCCTGTTCATCAGCGTGCTGTCGGGGAGCATAAAGGGCAGCGGCAACGGTATTGTTGTACCGAGCGCGTCCAGCGTGCAGTCGCTGAGCGAACTCAAGGGCAAGACGATTTCCGTACCGTTTGCCTCCACTGCGCACGGCATGTTGCTGCGTGCGGTGGCGGAACAGGGTTGGGATCCGCTCAAGGACGTCAACATCATCGCTCAGCCGCCGGAAGTCGCCGGCTCGGCGTTGCAGGCCGGCAAGATCGACGCTCACGCCGATTTTGTGCCGTTCGCCGAACTGTTCCCGAGCCGGGGCTTCGCCCGCAAGATCTATGACGGCGCCCAGGCCAATGCGCCGACGTTCCATGGTGCGCTGGTTGATCAGGCGTATGCGAAGAAGTACCCGGAGGTCGTCGTTGCGTACCTGCGCGCGAGCATCGAGGCCAATCAGCTGCTCGCTGCCGAGCCTGAAAAGTACAGCGAGCTGATCGCCAAAGTCACTGGTGTCGATGCCGAAGTGAATTACCTGTTCCACGGCCCGCTTGGCGTGCAGACCCGCGACCTGAGCTGGAAGCCGGAATATCGTCAGGCAGTCGGCACGGCGATCGACACGTTGAAATTGCTGAAGAAAGCTGATCGCGGGCTCGATCTGAACAGCTTCATTGATGATCAGTACATCCGTGAGGCGTTCAAGGCTTCGAATCTGGATTACACGGCGCAATTGGCCAATTACGCGCAGACGCCGCTGAAAGCCACGGATACGGCGACCGGTAAAGCGATTACCGACTTCAGCCATGTCGCGGAAATCTGGGTGCGGGGTGAGGACAAGGTGCGCCAATACGCTTCAGCGGAAGAGGCGTTCACTGCGCTCGCCGCGTTGAAGCAGGAAGGCAAAAACGTTCGGGCGGTGTATGCGCAGGCCAGTGACAGCGGGATCAAGTTGCTGGCGGAGCAGGCGTGGTTTGCCAGTGATGGCAAGGGGCGGTTGAGTGCGTTTTTGCTTAAGGGGCAGGCTCAGCAATTTGCCTCGGCGCAGGGTGGCAAGGTTTTCGATTTTACGGATGCCACTGCCCAGGCTGTTGCTGCGCGCTGATTGAAGATCAACAGCCCCTCACCCTAGCCCTCTCCCAGAGGGAGAGGGGACTGACCGCGGTGTTTGGGCGAGGTACGCCGACCTGAAATATCGAGCCGAACTCAGGTTTTGAAAAGACTCTATCGAGCCGAACTCAGGTTTTGAAAAGCATGAAGATCGGCTCCCTTTCCCCCTCGCCCCCCTGGGGGAGAGGGCTGGGGTGAGGGGGTAGATCTCAGCCATCACACAGCTCCACAACCGGAAACCCGCTCCATGAAAACACCCACCCTACGCTGGACATCAAGAGCCGCCTCACTGCTGCTCTGCTTGCTGTTCTGGCAACTCGCCGCCAGCCACCACTGGAACCTCGGCCTGGTCACCTTCGCCAACGTGCCAACACCCTTGGCGGTGATCGAAGCCGCGCTTGGCCTGGGCGACTCCGGCAAGCTCCTGCAACACCTCACCGCCAGCCTCAGCCGCGTCTTCGCCGGCTACCTCGCTGCGCTGGTGATCGGCATCGCCCTGGGCCTCGCCATCGGCCGCTCGAAATGGGCCGAAGACCTGCTGCTGCCACCGCTCGAAGTCCTGCGCCCAATCCCCGCCGTCGCCTGGATCCCGCTGGCGATCCTGATGTTCCCGTCCTCTGAATTGTCGATGGTCTTCATCACCTTCACCGGCGCACTGTTCCCGATCCTGCTCAACACCGTGCACGGCGTCGAAGGCGTCGATCCGCGCCTGATCGCCTCAGCGAAAAGCCTCGGAGCAGGGCGCCGCGCAATCCTGCTCGAAGTGATCCTGCCCGGTGCCGCGCCGAGCATCATCACCGGTCTGGCGATCGGCATGGGCACTTCATGGTTCTGCCTGGTGACGGCAGAAATGATCTCCGGCCAGTTCGGCATCGGTTACTACACCTGGGAGTCCTACACCATTCAGAACTACGCCGACATCGTCGTCGGCATGCTCTTGATCGGTGTGTTGGGCATGGGCAGCAGTCTGCTGATCAAACGCCTGGGCGGGTTGTTCACGCCCTGGCATCGACCGCGAGGAAAAGCCTGATGAGCGTGATGCAAACCTCGGAAGGACGGATCGATATTCGCCAACTTTCCATCGTCCTCGGCCACGGTCGGGAAGCGTTCGAAGCGGTGCGCGAACTCGATTGCCAGATCGAACCGGGCCAGTTCGTCTGTATTCTCGGCCCGTCCGGTTGCGGCAAATCGACCTTGCTCGGTGCATTGGCCGGGCATCTGAGTGCGCACGCTGGCAGCCTGAAAGTCGATGGCGCGGCGGTATCTGGCCCGTCACCGCAGCGCGGCATGGTGTT includes:
- a CDS encoding fumarate reductase/succinate dehydrogenase flavoprotein subunit, whose product is MTRNVLEQEYDIVVIGGGTAGPMAAIKAKEKNRDLRVLLVDKANVKRSGAISMGMDGLNNAIIPGHSTPEQYTKEITIANDGIVNQAAVYAYATHSFETIEQLDRWGVKFEKDETGDYAVKKVHHMGAYVLPMPEGHDIKKVLYRQLKRARVSITNRLVCTRLLTDEEGTVSGVMGFDCRTADFHVIKAKAVILACGAAGRLGLPSSGYLMGTYENPTNAGDGYAMAYHAGAELANLECFQINPLIKDYNGPACAYVTGPLGGYTANNKGERFIECDYWSGQMMWEFHQELESGNGPVFLKLDHLAEETIQNIEEILHSNERPSRGQFHANRGTDYRTQMVEMHISEIGFCSGHSASGVWVNERAETSVKGLYSAGDMAAVPHNYMLGAFTYGWFAGHNAADFVAGREFSALDAEQIEKEKARVYAPLDREHGLPPAQVEYKLRRFVNDYLQPPKVTKKMQIGLQRFSDIERDLEQMKANNAHELMRAMETSVIRDCAEMAARASLFRAESRWGLYHYRVDHPQRNDSEWFCHCHLKKGEDGQMTSFKKAVEPYIIPLDAEEMQAYDRLRVGAFAA
- a CDS encoding 4Fe-4S dicluster domain-containing protein, which produces MAYQAQEIFFRSNAPVTVDEDKCIAEKGCTVCVDVCPMDLLAINPATQKAYMAFDECWYCMPCEKDCPTGAVKVDIPYLLR
- a CDS encoding ABC transporter substrate-binding protein: MLRAALAGLVLASFTVSASAETIRIAIGTQDTTINCAAGGLLIRELGLLDKYLPHDGAYQDAKYDVQWKNFTSGAPLTNEMVAGKLDFGAMADFPGAFNGVAFETAGKHSLFISVLSGSIKGSGNGIVVPSASSVQSLSELKGKTISVPFASTAHGMLLRAVAEQGWDPLKDVNIIAQPPEVAGSALQAGKIDAHADFVPFAELFPSRGFARKIYDGAQANAPTFHGALVDQAYAKKYPEVVVAYLRASIEANQLLAAEPEKYSELIAKVTGVDAEVNYLFHGPLGVQTRDLSWKPEYRQAVGTAIDTLKLLKKADRGLDLNSFIDDQYIREAFKASNLDYTAQLANYAQTPLKATDTATGKAITDFSHVAEIWVRGEDKVRQYASAEEAFTALAALKQEGKNVRAVYAQASDSGIKLLAEQAWFASDGKGRLSAFLLKGQAQQFASAQGGKVFDFTDATAQAVAAR
- a CDS encoding ABC transporter permease codes for the protein MKTPTLRWTSRAASLLLCLLFWQLAASHHWNLGLVTFANVPTPLAVIEAALGLGDSGKLLQHLTASLSRVFAGYLAALVIGIALGLAIGRSKWAEDLLLPPLEVLRPIPAVAWIPLAILMFPSSELSMVFITFTGALFPILLNTVHGVEGVDPRLIASAKSLGAGRRAILLEVILPGAAPSIITGLAIGMGTSWFCLVTAEMISGQFGIGYYTWESYTIQNYADIVVGMLLIGVLGMGSSLLIKRLGGLFTPWHRPRGKA